In the genome of Leptolyngbya iicbica LK, one region contains:
- a CDS encoding Uma2 family endonuclease encodes MSQAVSRPSNYLTFEEYLARDRDTDQRQELVNGAIVEMPPESEGNNDIARKLLFELAKLLPITLIAYKDTEIEVTGRRATCRIPDLLVHTAESKAAIADARRATITRDMPPPALVVEIVSPGQVNQERDYRYKHTEYAARGIAEYWIVDPATQQVTLCLWVNGRYEDSVYTDSEKLKSTVVPEFALSPREIFAIRG; translated from the coding sequence ATGAGCCAAGCCGTCTCTCGCCCATCCAATTACTTAACCTTTGAGGAATACCTGGCCCGTGATCGCGACACCGACCAGCGGCAAGAACTCGTGAATGGAGCGATCGTCGAGATGCCACCCGAATCTGAAGGCAACAACGACATTGCTAGAAAGCTGCTGTTTGAGCTCGCTAAGCTGCTACCGATTACGCTGATCGCCTACAAAGATACTGAGATTGAAGTAACCGGACGACGGGCCACCTGCCGCATTCCTGATTTGCTGGTGCATACAGCAGAGTCAAAAGCCGCGATCGCCGACGCCCGTCGCGCCACCATTACCCGCGATATGCCACCACCAGCCCTCGTGGTCGAGATTGTCAGCCCTGGACAAGTCAATCAAGAACGAGATTATCGCTATAAGCATACCGAGTACGCCGCTCGGGGCATCGCTGAATATTGGATCGTTGACCCAGCCACTCAGCAGGTGACGCTTTGCCTCTGGGTCAATGGACGCTACGAGGACAGCGTGTATACCGACAGCGAAAAACTGAAGTCAACTGTGGTACCGGAATTTGCCCTAAGTCCTAGAGAAA